One segment of Strix aluco isolate bStrAlu1 chromosome 17, bStrAlu1.hap1, whole genome shotgun sequence DNA contains the following:
- the COMMD7 gene encoding COMM domain-containing protein 7 gives MGRLNFTRDPVPEAVSGDMHNLNQLSAQQFSALTEVLFRFLTEPKEVERFMTQLSDFATMNKISLGPLKNIVKSILLVPNGALKRNLSSEQVRADFIALGLSEEKASYFAEQWKVNSPTLTRLAVGQTLMINQLVDMEWKFGVTAGSSELEKVGSIFLQLKLVIKKGSQMENVYIELTLPQFYSFLHEMERVKTSLESFS, from the exons ATGGGGCGGCTCAACTTCACCCGCGACCCGGTGCCGGAGGCGGTGAGCGGCGACATGCACAACCTCAACCAGCTCAGCGCCCAG CAATTCTCGGCGCTGACCGAAGTGCTCTTCCGCTTTCTAACGGAGCCCAAGGAG GTAGAAAGGTTTATGACTCAGCTCTCAGACTTCGCCACCATGAATAAAATCAGCTTGGGCCCCCTGAAAAACATTGTCAAAAGTATTCTTCTGGTGCCTAATG GTGCCCTGAAGAGGAATTTGTCTTCCGAGCAAGTCAGAGCAGATTTTATTGCTCTAG GCCTCAGTGAAGAGAAAGCCAGTTATTTTGCAGAACAG TGGAAGGTGAATTCCCCCACCCTGACGCGCCTGGCTGTTGGTCAGACGCTGATGATTAACCAGCTGGTAGATATGGAGTGGAAGTTTGGAG TGACTGCTGGGAGCAGTGAACTGGAAAAAGTGGGGAGTATCTTCTTACAG cTGAAGCTGGTGATTAAAAAAGGGAGCCAAATGGAAAACGTGTATATAG agttaACTTTGCCTCAGTTCTACAGTTTTCTGCATGAAATGGAGCGGGTCAAAACCAGTCTGGAAAGCTTCAGCTGA